The Cryptococcus gattii WM276 chromosome B, complete sequence genome has a segment encoding these proteins:
- a CDS encoding Hypothetical protein (Similar to TIGR gene model, INSD accession AAW41523.1; CNB01610) — translation MTTLDPSHIPFRSQAQAVHRPLSSPFPDDLPKPSRHDNARARQEGRRRVKGHMPPLPDLRFEPKPGKRSRSDLAEKPEQEVGTGMVQSADRDEVYFWGREVDVDWSRVAWVTIRDQLFAPLVQGALWGWATIFLSATGVVLRASLYPARHTPRGRITGGPGGSTSTAGGGEAVGGEWWRKWVKSWFGGVETSAII, via the exons ATGACAACACTGGATCCTTCACACATTCCCTTCCGATCCCAAGCCCAGGCTGTCCATAGGCCTTTatcttctcccttcccaGATGATCTCCCCAAACCCTCAAGACATGATAACGCCCGTGCAAGGCAAgaggggaggaggagggtgaAGGGCCATATGCCTCCTTTGCCTGATCTGCGGTTCGA GCCCAAGCCTGGGAAGAGGTCCAGATCAGATCTAGCAGAAAAGCCGGAACAAGAAGTCGGAACAGGAATGGTGCAGAGTGCTGATAGGGATGAGGTATACTTTTGGGGCCGGGAGGTGGATGTGGATTGGTCCAGGGTCGCTTGGGTCACGATTCGCGATCAG CTGTTCGCACCCCTTGTCCAGGGCGCTCTTTGGGGATGGGCAACCATTTTCCTCTCTGCGACAGGTGTCGTCCTTCGCGCGAGCCTCTATCCTGCGAGGCACACTCCCCGCGGTAGAATTACAGGAGGACCCGGTGGTTCAACAAGCACTGCTGGTGGTGGCGAGGCCGTTGGAGGGGAGTGGTGGAGAAAGTGGGTGAAGAGCTGGTTTGGCGGCGTGGAAACATCAGCCATTATTTAA